A single window of Granulicella mallensis MP5ACTX8 DNA harbors:
- a CDS encoding non-ribosomal peptide synthetase encodes MKKTLDTEREELLKLLREKRARQAGGQGGLIPLPRESALLLSEVQERLWTQQAMGDGVRWAMGGALELTGPLNVEALRAALNALVERHEPLRTRFVPGENGRPQQMIDEPTEADFQVQKAARSQVEALVRVHEEQVFDLERGSLFRVLLVEISAEEHVLSLAMHHIVADGWSVDVLVRDMRELYRAKVEGDAPKLTPLGIQYADWAVWQRGLDLSGSIGYWKKVLATPPAPLVLAGAPAPKERGDAQQVVRAMPRKLAEALTGYARDRRASLFMVLTAGWALVSYRRTRVADLLLGTTVAGRERLELEPLIGFFINIVALRLHLDGDPNGHELVDRVRRTILDGFEHQSVPFERLLAEVEGLRQSDGGSPVPIMLRHQNYRQADVRYWAGNLEALVFEGNRIRQATSDLDLQYFGEEVELTVAAEFDSARFDAAEVGALLDELEIVLGRLVAEPSSRLSQLIELTSEERVAQESALLGAERVWETGSIIGLFGEQVRLRPEAVACRDGKLSLTYGELDRRSGRVAQVLVARGVNAGERVALYLPRGVDLVAALLGIWKAGGVYVPVDPGYPDSYAARILADVEPRAIVVEREQSHGFDLDDAKLITLDALWDEQEEEPWQQGPEPDLEDLAYIAYTSGSTGKPKGVQVEHGQLLNCLRNLWETLPFAPGERVAQKTATGFVVHLKEMFSGLLAGVPQWIASDLLVRDTPTFARALAEQEVTRLNLVPSQLNALLAYPEHLHSLRYVVTAGEPLPEALRTRFAQLLPEAHLYNNYGTTETNDLTYFHAAGPGISSETRGSGSVAMGIPIANTRLHLLGEDGQPVPPGVVGELCVEGVPIGKHGYWRQPELTAERQVSNPFNGDGTTLFRTGDMARLGRGPVRQLEYIGRVDFQVKLRGQKVDPLGVEQVLGQHPKLARVAVQGWNSGMPDALLAAYYVPRLGEASPDRNQLHRWLTGRLPAHMVPAVYVPMEAMPLLPNGKLNRFALPRPEPAVAPVPGHHPPEGVREQTLAKLWASVLQLPIEQISREDNFFAIGGNSLLAVQLLECMRNEGLKVDGQLLFNQTTLKALAETTEEKDFFEVPPNLIPQSCKTITPEMLTLVTLSAAEIESIAERIPGGSSNIQDIYPLAPLQEGLLFQHIANTKGDPYLLSNMLAVKSREDALALLDALQSVVNRHDILRTAVLWQGLREPVQVVLRKVAIPIEEIEVPSTAIDIDDYLRARFDARHYRIDLDKAPLLRACLAEDQVHGRWIVLLLFHHIIMDRVSLELVQQEVGAHLYGEAESLPAALPYRNFVAQARLGADQTQQESFFRAMLGDFDEPTAPFGISGVESESMHEASRPLDAKLAARLREHARALSVSVAVIFHLAWAYVLAETAGREDVVFGTVLSGRMHAGAGADRVLGLFINTLPIRIHIGEESAQDQIRQLSDTLAALLSYEQTPLALAQRCSNVPAPRPLFLSILNYRHYRKLRMDEPIEPFSIESLAAHDGGDSPVTLAVDDTESGFVLRACVVPSLDAERIWTYMNSVLEQIAEALDEENSEQHA; translated from the coding sequence ATGAAAAAGACACTCGACACAGAACGCGAAGAACTTCTCAAACTGCTTCGTGAGAAGAGGGCTCGGCAGGCCGGTGGCCAGGGAGGTTTAATCCCTCTGCCCCGGGAGAGCGCGTTGCTGCTGTCGGAGGTGCAAGAACGATTGTGGACGCAGCAAGCCATGGGGGACGGAGTTCGCTGGGCGATGGGTGGTGCGCTGGAGCTGACTGGACCTCTAAACGTGGAAGCGTTGCGTGCTGCGTTGAATGCGCTTGTGGAGCGGCATGAACCACTGCGGACGCGCTTCGTTCCCGGCGAAAATGGCCGACCGCAGCAGATGATTGACGAACCGACTGAAGCTGATTTTCAGGTTCAGAAGGCAGCGCGTTCGCAGGTGGAAGCTTTAGTTCGGGTGCATGAGGAGCAGGTGTTCGATTTGGAGCGGGGCTCCTTGTTTCGAGTACTGCTGGTAGAGATCAGCGCAGAGGAGCATGTGTTGTCGTTGGCCATGCACCACATTGTGGCCGATGGCTGGTCGGTTGATGTACTGGTACGAGACATGCGGGAGTTGTACCGGGCGAAGGTGGAGGGCGATGCGCCAAAGTTAACGCCGCTCGGGATCCAGTATGCAGATTGGGCCGTATGGCAGAGAGGGCTGGATCTGAGCGGGTCGATAGGGTACTGGAAGAAAGTTTTGGCTACACCTCCGGCACCGCTCGTACTGGCCGGAGCTCCTGCACCGAAGGAGAGAGGTGATGCGCAACAGGTGGTGCGAGCGATGCCCAGGAAGCTGGCCGAGGCGCTGACTGGCTATGCGCGCGATCGTCGCGCAAGCTTGTTCATGGTGCTTACGGCGGGATGGGCGCTTGTGAGCTACCGGCGGACTCGGGTCGCTGATCTATTGTTGGGCACGACGGTGGCTGGTAGAGAGCGGTTGGAACTGGAACCACTGATCGGCTTTTTCATCAACATCGTCGCTTTGCGACTGCACCTGGACGGGGATCCGAACGGGCACGAATTGGTGGATAGAGTGCGCCGCACGATTCTCGACGGCTTCGAACACCAGAGTGTGCCGTTTGAACGGCTTTTGGCTGAGGTTGAAGGTCTGCGGCAGTCTGACGGTGGCTCGCCAGTGCCGATTATGCTGCGCCACCAGAATTACCGACAGGCCGACGTACGGTACTGGGCCGGAAATCTGGAAGCACTTGTATTTGAAGGGAACCGGATCAGGCAGGCGACGAGCGACCTGGACCTGCAATATTTCGGGGAAGAGGTGGAGCTGACAGTGGCAGCCGAGTTCGATTCTGCCAGGTTCGATGCCGCCGAGGTTGGAGCGCTGCTCGATGAGTTAGAGATAGTCTTGGGTCGGTTGGTTGCTGAGCCGAGCTCTCGCTTGTCGCAGCTGATCGAGCTGACGTCCGAGGAGCGTGTCGCGCAGGAGTCTGCGCTGCTGGGTGCGGAGCGCGTCTGGGAGACTGGCAGCATCATCGGACTGTTCGGAGAGCAGGTGCGTTTGCGCCCAGAGGCTGTAGCCTGCCGGGATGGGAAGCTCTCGCTGACCTATGGAGAGCTGGACCGGCGTTCGGGGCGGGTAGCCCAGGTTCTGGTGGCACGCGGGGTGAATGCCGGCGAGCGGGTTGCCTTGTATCTGCCACGAGGGGTAGACCTGGTCGCAGCCCTGCTTGGAATATGGAAGGCCGGTGGGGTATATGTGCCTGTAGATCCGGGCTATCCGGACAGTTATGCCGCACGAATTCTGGCTGATGTCGAGCCCAGGGCGATCGTAGTCGAACGCGAGCAATCGCATGGTTTCGACCTTGACGATGCAAAACTCATCACGCTCGATGCGCTGTGGGACGAGCAGGAAGAAGAGCCATGGCAGCAGGGGCCGGAGCCGGATCTGGAAGATCTGGCTTACATCGCCTATACCTCGGGCTCGACCGGAAAGCCGAAAGGTGTTCAGGTCGAGCACGGTCAGTTACTGAACTGTTTGCGGAATCTGTGGGAGACCCTCCCTTTCGCTCCCGGAGAGCGGGTGGCGCAAAAAACGGCGACAGGTTTCGTAGTGCACCTGAAGGAGATGTTTTCCGGGCTGTTGGCGGGGGTGCCACAGTGGATAGCCTCGGATCTGTTGGTACGGGATACACCTACATTTGCGCGGGCCCTGGCCGAGCAGGAAGTGACACGGTTGAATCTGGTGCCCTCGCAACTGAACGCACTGCTTGCATACCCGGAGCATCTTCACAGTCTGCGGTATGTGGTCACTGCGGGCGAGCCCTTGCCGGAAGCTCTGCGGACGCGGTTTGCGCAGTTGTTGCCGGAGGCACACCTCTATAACAACTACGGCACGACGGAGACCAACGATCTTACCTACTTCCATGCAGCCGGGCCGGGCATATCGAGCGAGACACGTGGGTCCGGGAGCGTCGCAATGGGGATACCCATTGCGAACACGCGGCTCCATCTGCTCGGGGAAGACGGTCAACCGGTGCCGCCGGGTGTTGTCGGAGAGCTCTGCGTGGAGGGCGTGCCGATAGGGAAGCATGGCTACTGGCGTCAACCGGAGTTGACTGCGGAACGCCAGGTGTCTAACCCATTCAACGGAGACGGCACTACCCTTTTCCGTACCGGGGATATGGCTCGGCTCGGCCGCGGTCCCGTACGGCAGCTGGAATACATAGGCCGAGTCGATTTTCAGGTCAAGCTTCGGGGCCAAAAAGTTGATCCGCTTGGGGTGGAACAGGTGCTGGGGCAGCACCCCAAGCTTGCGCGCGTCGCGGTGCAGGGCTGGAACTCGGGTATGCCCGATGCTCTTTTGGCCGCCTATTATGTTCCGCGTCTGGGGGAGGCTTCGCCGGACCGCAACCAACTCCATCGCTGGCTTACCGGGCGTCTCCCCGCGCATATGGTGCCAGCAGTTTATGTGCCGATGGAAGCAATGCCCCTGCTCCCGAATGGCAAGTTGAACCGGTTTGCCTTACCTCGCCCGGAGCCTGCCGTCGCTCCCGTCCCTGGGCACCATCCGCCGGAGGGCGTACGCGAGCAGACCCTGGCCAAGCTTTGGGCGAGCGTGCTTCAACTCCCCATCGAACAGATAAGTCGCGAGGACAACTTCTTTGCCATCGGCGGCAACTCACTCCTCGCAGTGCAGCTCCTCGAATGTATGCGCAACGAGGGCCTGAAGGTCGATGGGCAGCTTCTTTTCAACCAGACCACTCTGAAGGCTCTGGCTGAAACAACAGAAGAGAAGGATTTTTTTGAAGTTCCACCAAACCTGATTCCGCAATCGTGCAAAACGATCACGCCGGAGATGCTGACTCTGGTGACTCTGAGCGCGGCGGAGATCGAATCTATTGCCGAACGGATACCTGGGGGCTCTTCGAACATTCAGGATATTTATCCCTTGGCTCCGCTTCAGGAAGGTTTGCTGTTTCAGCATATTGCCAATACAAAGGGCGATCCGTACTTGTTGAGCAACATGCTTGCAGTGAAGAGCCGGGAAGATGCGCTTGCCCTGCTTGATGCCCTGCAGTCTGTCGTGAACCGGCACGATATCCTCCGCACGGCAGTGCTTTGGCAGGGGTTGCGTGAGCCTGTTCAGGTCGTGCTGCGCAAGGTGGCCATACCGATAGAAGAGATTGAAGTACCCTCAACGGCGATCGATATCGACGATTACCTGCGCGCACGATTCGACGCACGGCACTACCGTATCGATCTTGATAAGGCGCCCCTGCTGAGGGCCTGCCTCGCAGAAGATCAAGTGCATGGCCGCTGGATCGTGCTGCTGCTGTTCCATCACATCATCATGGATCGCGTGTCGTTGGAGCTGGTGCAGCAGGAAGTTGGAGCGCACCTGTACGGAGAAGCTGAAAGCCTGCCTGCCGCGCTGCCTTATCGCAATTTTGTCGCACAGGCCCGGCTGGGAGCGGATCAAACACAGCAGGAGAGCTTCTTTCGAGCTATGCTGGGCGATTTCGATGAGCCGACCGCTCCATTCGGTATCTCCGGCGTGGAAAGCGAAAGCATGCATGAAGCCTCCCGGCCGCTAGATGCGAAGTTAGCTGCGCGCTTGCGTGAGCATGCGCGTGCGCTCAGTGTAAGTGTCGCCGTTATATTTCATCTGGCGTGGGCATATGTTCTGGCGGAAACTGCAGGACGCGAAGATGTTGTGTTCGGCACTGTACTCTCGGGCCGCATGCATGCGGGCGCGGGAGCCGACCGCGTGCTGGGTCTGTTTATCAACACTCTACCCATCCGTATCCATATCGGCGAAGAAAGTGCGCAGGATCAGATCAGGCAACTTAGCGACACCCTGGCGGCATTGTTGTCGTATGAGCAAACACCTCTTGCATTGGCGCAAAGATGCAGCAACGTACCTGCACCCCGCCCTCTGTTCCTAAGCATCCTCAACTACCGGCACTATCGGAAGTTGAGGATGGACGAACCGATCGAACCATTCTCTATCGAATCTCTTGCTGCGCACGATGGGGGCGACTCTCCCGTCACGCTGGCGGTAGACGATACAGAAAGTGGATTTGTGCTGCGAGCCTGCGTGGTCCCAAGCCTGGATGCAGAGCGTATATGGACTTACATGAATAGTGTCTTAGAGCAGATTGCCGAGGCGCTGGACGAGGAAAATAGTGAACAACATGCGTGA
- a CDS encoding aminotransferase class IV — MHFYLFETLYGSRDTGLRYLDRHLSRLAASAQTLGFVCDLDSIRKEALCSDEALAQAGPYRLRISLERSGVFEIRRYPLQPIHSGPVRLLLGSDWGFASQSSSNPLLRHKTSIRDEYDRGWKLAETKGAFDMLFVNERGEITEGGRTNLFLYIDNNWWTPPLSSGILPGIMRDILLQDGQFDAAERTLFPEDLFNAKQILLCSSLRGCMEANLVRS; from the coding sequence ATGCATTTCTATCTGTTCGAAACACTTTACGGTTCAAGGGACACGGGTTTGCGCTATCTGGACCGTCACCTCTCCAGGCTTGCGGCGAGTGCCCAGACCTTAGGGTTTGTCTGTGATCTAGACAGCATTCGGAAAGAAGCGCTTTGCAGTGATGAAGCGCTGGCCCAGGCTGGACCATATCGGTTGCGTATTAGTCTTGAGCGTTCGGGAGTTTTCGAAATACGGCGTTATCCCCTGCAGCCGATTCATTCCGGACCTGTAAGGCTGCTGCTGGGATCGGATTGGGGATTCGCTTCACAAAGCTCTTCTAATCCGCTCCTTCGGCATAAAACTTCCATCCGCGACGAATATGACCGCGGATGGAAGTTAGCAGAAACCAAGGGTGCTTTTGACATGCTTTTTGTAAATGAGCGTGGCGAAATTACCGAGGGCGGGCGAACAAACCTTTTTTTATATATAGACAACAACTGGTGGACACCTCCGCTTTCCTCGGGAATTCTGCCCGGTATCATGCGGGACATCCTCTTGCAAGATGGGCAGTTCGATGCCGCAGAACGGACGCTTTTTCCTGAAGATCTTTTCAACGCCAAGCAAATTCTGCTGTGTAGTTCGTTGCGCGGCTGCATGGAGGCGAACTTAGTTCGAAGTTAG
- a CDS encoding non-ribosomal peptide synthetase — protein sequence MREIEPAMKAKKKTRRIGKLELLTSEERQRILVDWNQTSHPLPEVVLTALFEAQVEGSPESTALVFEEERVSYGELNCRANRLAHELVALGVRPDDRVAICVERSVAMVVALLGVLKAGGAYVPLDPAYPVDRLSYMLADSGPVAVLTHGAARETLEQALGKLEVPVLDLDLEASWHSRPETNPDAQALGLRSSHLAYIIYTSGSTGTPKGVMVEHRNVVRLFHATADWFHFNATDIWTLFHSFAFDFSVWEIWGALLHGGRLIVVPQIVTRSPRQFYELLCTQHVTILNQTPSAFRQLIAAQEENPLQHSLRCVVFGGEALNVSLLKPWYERTQNQACLLINMYGITETTVHVTYRELTALDAVSLTGSPIGRRIPDLRIYILDEQRKPVPIGMSGELYVGGAGVGRGYLNRAELTAERFIASPFVAGDRLYKTGDLARYLSDGNIEYLGRNDFQVKIRGFRIELGEIESLLCQHAGVGEAVVVARGAAEDKRLVAYYTAAVGASVEVELLRGHLSATLPGYMVPSAYVRMESFPLSPNGKLDRKALPAPDDEAYVRRGYEAPVGEMEETVARVFAEVLGVERVGRNDSFFELGGHSLMAMRVLSRLHSAKLRIDVRDLFSYPVVQDLAARIPFLELALLPAIERVQEHQDLPLSFAQQRLWFLSQMEGVSEAYHMPAALRLSGTLNQAALQFALDRIVARHEVLRTRFVVVEGEPVQRIDGAEAGFTLERRDLSGVPDQEERLSILVVEEARAGFDLERGPLVRGCLVRLGEQEHALLVTMHHIVSDGWSIGILVKEFGALYAASCAQEVDPLPELSIQYGDYAHWQRQWLGGEALEPQAEYWGRTLSGSPTLLSLPSDYRRPAQQSYAGGRVSLELDRDLTERLKALSQRHGTTLFMTVLSGFAVLLSRLSGEQDVVIGTPVANRTQRETEELIGFFVNMLALRVDFTGQPTVSELLKRVRQTSIGAQAHQELPFEQVVERLKPSRSLAHSPIFQVMFAWQNNEVSDLDLPGLRLSGLESESSVAKFDLTLDLSETDAGIVGSLEYATSLFRSETVERYGQYLVRLLEAMTRGEDERVSQLSMLPAEEREQLLVEWNATEVAYPSESTVHGLFEAQVEGSPESTALVFEEERVSYGELNCRANRLAHELVALGVRPDDRVAICVERSVAMVVALLGVLKAGGAYVPLDPAYPVDRLSYMLADSGPVAVLTHGAARETLEQALGELEIPVLDLDLEASWHSRPETNPDAQALGLRSSHLAYVIYTSGSTGQPKGVMIEHRNTIRLISSFPWLTSEDVFLQLSSLSFDASVFEIWVSLVRGARLIIFPPEKPELNQIQTLIYRHSISVLWLTAALFDLAVIEIMDSLQTVRVLLAGGDKLSPLHVSKAVKAFSGTSLINGYGPTETTTFATLFTVSSVGDTSIPIGRPISNTRIYILDVEGEPVPVGVAGELYIGGAGVARGYLNRAELTAERFVASRFVEGDRLYKTGDLVRYLPDGNIEFVGRNDFQVKIRGFRIELGEIEARLLDHPGVSETVVVAREDDQGDKRLVAYYTPTKELRVEAGILRAHLSLTLPEYMVPSAYMELESFPLSPNGKLDRKALPAPDDEAYVRPSYEAPVGALEEHLATIWSEVLGVERVGRNDSFFDLGGHSLLAVRLSSHVRDELDVDLKIGDIFESPVFSTQAALLEELIFQSFEVSDLS from the coding sequence ATGCGTGAAATTGAGCCCGCGATGAAGGCTAAAAAAAAGACACGCCGCATTGGCAAACTCGAGCTACTCACGTCGGAAGAGCGTCAGCGGATACTGGTGGACTGGAATCAAACCTCGCATCCACTGCCCGAGGTCGTACTTACCGCTTTGTTCGAGGCGCAGGTGGAGGGGAGCCCCGAGTCGACGGCGTTGGTGTTTGAGGAGGAGCGGGTAAGCTACGGGGAGTTGAACTGTCGCGCGAACCGTCTGGCGCATGAGTTAGTGGCTCTGGGAGTTCGTCCGGACGACCGTGTGGCGATCTGCGTGGAGCGCTCGGTGGCGATGGTGGTGGCGCTGCTGGGGGTTCTGAAGGCAGGTGGAGCGTATGTTCCTCTGGACCCTGCGTATCCTGTGGATCGTCTGAGCTACATGCTTGCGGACTCCGGACCGGTAGCGGTGCTGACGCACGGGGCGGCGCGCGAGACCCTGGAGCAAGCGCTGGGTAAGTTGGAGGTACCCGTCCTGGACCTCGATCTGGAGGCCTCGTGGCACAGCCGGCCGGAGACCAACCCCGATGCGCAGGCACTAGGACTACGGTCCTCGCACCTCGCCTATATCATCTATACCTCCGGATCCACTGGAACCCCCAAAGGGGTGATGGTCGAGCACCGGAACGTCGTTCGACTCTTCCACGCCACTGCCGACTGGTTCCACTTCAACGCCACTGACATCTGGACGCTCTTCCACTCCTTCGCCTTCGACTTCTCGGTATGGGAGATCTGGGGAGCCCTGCTCCACGGTGGACGACTCATCGTCGTTCCCCAGATCGTCACACGCTCGCCCCGGCAGTTCTATGAACTGCTCTGCACCCAGCACGTCACCATCCTCAACCAGACACCTAGCGCCTTCCGGCAGCTCATCGCGGCGCAGGAAGAGAACCCTCTTCAACACAGCCTTCGTTGTGTCGTCTTCGGTGGAGAGGCCCTCAATGTCAGCCTGCTCAAGCCCTGGTACGAGAGAACACAGAATCAGGCCTGCCTGCTGATCAACATGTACGGCATCACTGAGACCACCGTTCATGTCACCTATCGCGAGCTCACCGCTCTGGACGCCGTCTCCCTTACCGGAAGTCCCATTGGCAGACGGATCCCCGATCTTCGTATTTATATTTTGGATGAGCAGCGGAAGCCGGTGCCCATCGGTATGAGCGGAGAGCTCTACGTCGGTGGTGCGGGGGTGGGTCGCGGTTATCTGAACCGTGCGGAGTTGACGGCGGAGCGGTTTATTGCGAGTCCTTTTGTGGCTGGGGACCGGTTGTACAAGACGGGGGACTTGGCGCGGTATTTGTCTGACGGGAACATCGAGTATTTAGGGCGGAACGATTTTCAGGTGAAGATCCGCGGGTTTCGGATCGAGTTGGGGGAGATCGAGTCACTTCTGTGCCAGCATGCGGGAGTAGGGGAAGCGGTAGTGGTGGCGCGTGGGGCGGCAGAGGACAAGCGTCTTGTGGCGTACTACACGGCGGCGGTTGGAGCATCGGTGGAGGTGGAGTTGCTGCGTGGTCATCTGAGCGCGACCTTACCTGGGTATATGGTTCCGTCGGCGTATGTTCGGATGGAGAGCTTTCCTCTGAGCCCGAACGGGAAGCTGGACCGGAAGGCGCTACCGGCGCCTGACGACGAGGCGTATGTGCGGCGTGGCTACGAGGCTCCTGTAGGGGAGATGGAGGAGACCGTAGCGCGTGTCTTCGCGGAGGTGCTGGGGGTGGAGCGGGTGGGCCGCAACGACAGCTTCTTCGAGCTGGGCGGCCACTCGCTGATGGCGATGCGGGTGTTGAGCCGTCTGCACAGTGCGAAGCTGCGGATCGATGTCCGTGATCTGTTTTCCTATCCGGTGGTACAGGATCTGGCGGCAAGGATTCCTTTCCTTGAGCTTGCACTGCTGCCGGCGATCGAGCGGGTGCAAGAGCATCAGGATCTGCCGCTGTCGTTCGCGCAGCAGCGGTTATGGTTTTTGTCGCAGATGGAGGGAGTCAGCGAGGCATATCACATGCCGGCAGCGCTACGTCTGAGCGGAACTCTGAACCAGGCAGCGTTGCAGTTTGCGCTGGACCGGATCGTGGCCCGTCACGAGGTATTGCGAACGCGCTTCGTGGTGGTGGAGGGCGAGCCTGTGCAGCGGATCGATGGGGCGGAGGCAGGCTTTACGCTGGAACGTCGGGATCTGTCCGGAGTACCGGATCAAGAAGAGCGGCTGTCTATTCTGGTGGTAGAAGAGGCCAGAGCCGGGTTCGATCTGGAACGAGGCCCGCTGGTTCGTGGTTGCCTGGTGCGTCTTGGGGAGCAGGAGCATGCGCTGTTGGTGACGATGCACCACATCGTATCGGATGGCTGGTCGATCGGCATTTTGGTGAAGGAGTTCGGGGCGTTGTATGCGGCCAGCTGCGCGCAGGAGGTGGATCCTCTACCGGAGCTTTCGATCCAGTATGGGGATTACGCGCACTGGCAGCGCCAGTGGCTGGGCGGGGAGGCGCTGGAGCCACAGGCCGAGTACTGGGGCAGAACGCTGTCGGGTTCTCCAACGTTACTGTCCCTTCCGTCGGACTACAGACGCCCAGCGCAGCAGAGTTATGCAGGCGGCCGGGTAAGCCTTGAACTGGATCGGGATCTGACGGAGAGGTTGAAGGCGCTGAGCCAGCGACACGGTACGACGCTGTTCATGACGGTGCTGAGTGGTTTTGCGGTACTGCTGTCGCGCTTGTCGGGGGAACAGGACGTTGTGATCGGTACACCGGTAGCGAACCGGACGCAGCGCGAGACCGAGGAGCTGATTGGTTTCTTCGTCAACATGCTGGCGCTGCGGGTGGACTTTACGGGTCAGCCGACGGTGAGCGAACTTCTGAAGCGGGTTCGCCAGACGTCGATCGGAGCGCAGGCGCATCAGGAGCTGCCGTTCGAGCAGGTGGTGGAGCGGCTCAAGCCGAGCCGGAGTTTAGCGCACAGTCCGATCTTCCAGGTGATGTTCGCGTGGCAGAACAATGAGGTGTCTGATCTGGATCTGCCGGGTCTGCGTCTGTCCGGATTAGAGAGCGAATCGTCTGTAGCGAAGTTCGACCTGACGCTTGATCTGAGCGAGACGGATGCTGGGATCGTAGGGTCTCTGGAGTATGCGACGTCTCTGTTCAGGTCCGAGACGGTGGAGCGTTACGGACAGTATCTGGTTCGTCTTCTGGAAGCGATGACGCGTGGCGAGGACGAGCGGGTATCGCAGCTGTCGATGTTGCCTGCGGAGGAGCGTGAGCAGCTGCTGGTGGAGTGGAACGCGACGGAGGTGGCTTATCCGTCGGAGTCGACGGTGCATGGACTGTTCGAGGCACAGGTGGAGGGGAGCCCCGAGTCGACGGCGTTGGTGTTTGAGGAGGAGCGGGTAAGCTACGGGGAGTTGAACTGTCGCGCGAACCGTCTGGCGCATGAGTTAGTGGCTCTGGGAGTTCGTCCGGACGACCGTGTGGCGATCTGCGTGGAGCGCTCGGTGGCGATGGTGGTGGCGCTGCTGGGGGTTCTGAAGGCAGGTGGAGCGTATGTTCCTCTGGACCCTGCGTATCCTGTGGATCGTCTGAGCTACATGCTTGCGGACTCCGGACCGGTAGCGGTGCTGACGCACGGGGCGGCGCGCGAGACCCTGGAGCAAGCTCTGGGTGAGTTGGAGATACCGGTCCTGGACCTCGATCTCGAGGCCTCGTGGCACAGCCGGCCGGAGACCAACCCCGATGCGCAGGCACTAGGACTACGGTCCTCGCACCTCGCCTATGTCATCTATACCTCCGGCTCTACCGGTCAGCCCAAAGGCGTCATGATCGAACACAGGAATACGATTCGACTAATCTCTTCGTTTCCGTGGCTTACATCTGAGGACGTTTTCCTTCAGCTCTCATCCCTTTCCTTCGATGCCTCAGTGTTTGAAATCTGGGTGTCCCTGGTTCGTGGAGCACGGCTGATTATCTTTCCGCCGGAGAAGCCAGAATTAAATCAGATTCAGACACTTATCTATCGTCATAGCATCAGCGTCCTATGGCTGACGGCTGCTCTCTTCGATCTTGCTGTTATCGAGATCATGGACAGTCTCCAGACAGTACGTGTTCTGCTGGCAGGAGGAGATAAGCTTAGCCCGCTTCATGTCAGTAAGGCTGTGAAGGCCTTTTCGGGAACATCGTTGATCAATGGCTATGGGCCGACGGAGACGACGACATTCGCAACCTTATTCACTGTGAGTTCCGTCGGTGACACGTCGATTCCGATTGGCCGTCCCATCAGCAACACGCGAATTTACATTTTGGATGTTGAGGGTGAGCCAGTTCCAGTCGGTGTTGCGGGCGAGTTGTACATCGGCGGGGCGGGAGTGGCACGTGGTTATCTGAACCGCGCGGAGTTGACGGCAGAGCGATTTGTGGCGAGCCGATTTGTGGAGGGAGACCGGTTGTACAAGACCGGGGACCTGGTGCGATACCTGCCTGACGGGAACATCGAGTTTGTAGGGCGGAACGATTTTCAGGTGAAGATCCGCGGGTTCCGGATTGAGCTGGGGGAGATCGAGGCACGTCTGCTGGATCACCCTGGCGTGAGCGAGACGGTGGTAGTAGCACGTGAGGATGACCAAGGCGATAAACGTCTCGTAGCCTATTACACGCCGACAAAGGAACTGAGGGTCGAAGCAGGGATTTTGCGGGCACATCTGAGCCTGACGCTTCCGGAGTATATGGTGCCGTCGGCCTATATGGAGTTGGAGTCTTTTCCTCTGAGCCCGAACGGGAAGCTGGACCGGAAGGCGTTGCCAGCGCCGGATGACGAGGCGTATGTGCGGCCAAGCTACGAGGCGCCGGTAGGTGCTCTTGAAGAGCATTTGGCGACTATCTGGTCGGAGGTACTCGGCGTGGAACGGGTAGGCCGCAACGACAGCTTCTTCGATCTGGGTGGCCACTCATTACTGGCTGTACGGCTGAGTTCTCACGTTAGAGATGAGTTGGATGTGGATTTAAAAATTGGCGATATATTTGAGAGCCCCGTGTTCAGCACTCAAGCCGCATTACTTGAGGAACTTATCTTCCAATCTTTTGAAGTAAGTGATCTTTCATAA